A portion of the Sphingobacterium spiritivorum genome contains these proteins:
- a CDS encoding alpha/beta hydrolase, producing the protein MKKIYVISGLGVDKRVFSNIDFNGLDVEYLDWIPPHSQESIEQYAARMTQMIHTDNPIIIGLSFGGMVAVEISKLIVYDKLILLASAKTRHEIPALYRLLGRLKLHKIFPPSLFKSYNPVLGWLFGIHTAEDKQLLKEILKDTDPLFMTWAINEILNWKNLQEPTNYIHIHGTKDNILPAKNVKNIATRIEDAGHFMMVNQSKTVSEELFKVINRNY; encoded by the coding sequence ATGAAGAAAATATATGTTATCAGCGGATTGGGTGTGGATAAAAGAGTATTTAGTAACATTGATTTCAATGGTCTTGATGTTGAATATCTGGATTGGATTCCTCCACATAGTCAAGAATCTATTGAACAGTATGCTGCACGTATGACTCAAATGATACATACTGATAATCCAATTATTATAGGATTATCCTTTGGAGGAATGGTCGCAGTTGAGATCTCTAAATTAATAGTATATGATAAACTCATATTACTCGCATCAGCTAAAACAAGACATGAAATTCCGGCTTTATACAGATTATTGGGTCGATTAAAACTGCACAAAATATTTCCTCCATCCCTATTCAAAAGCTATAATCCTGTATTAGGATGGCTATTCGGTATTCATACAGCTGAAGATAAGCAACTTCTCAAGGAAATATTAAAAGATACAGACCCCCTGTTTATGACGTGGGCGATTAATGAAATTTTGAATTGGAAAAATTTACAGGAACCGACAAACTATATACATATTCATGGGACAAAAGATAATATTCTTCCCGCTAAGAATGTTAAAAATATAGCTACACGTATTGAAGACGCCGGACATTTTATGATGGTGAATCAAAGTAAAACGGTGAGTGAAGAATTATTTAAAGTGATTAATAGAAATTATTAA
- a CDS encoding clostripain-related cysteine peptidase: protein MRILIYLYISTTLFFATGCAKDDKDTAIPVSARTVMVYMAANNSLSSDAYKNLNQMEEGFTGTDGKLVVYARIFGQQPKLYEIVYDTSPEIKSKVLKTYNDHDSSDPDIMKMIFADMKNLAPSHSYGAILWSHATNWAPANAGKISVRSFGDDNYSKMDVQVLKSALPSELDFLIFDACSMASVEVLYELRDVAPYILASPTEVLSVGMPYHQINSLLYETDVKKGLSAIAKAYIAYYEQKSGLEQSATFSLVDTRAMAGLARETQLLLSQNPEVIPTINRNMVQRLDLDPATPVKAYDFLDMFEKHFQPEKLQGLKTAIEKTVVYKAHTANFLGKPILAFSGLSGYIPAKEEASLAPFYQTLSWSKDAGYDKLFWW from the coding sequence ATGCGCATATTGATTTATCTGTATATCAGCACTACACTCTTCTTTGCCACAGGTTGCGCAAAGGATGATAAGGATACTGCTATTCCAGTGTCTGCCCGTACAGTAATGGTGTACATGGCAGCGAACAACAGTCTTTCCTCAGATGCTTATAAAAACCTCAATCAGATGGAAGAAGGGTTTACAGGGACCGATGGAAAGCTCGTCGTTTATGCGCGTATATTCGGTCAGCAGCCCAAACTCTACGAGATCGTATACGATACGAGCCCGGAAATAAAAAGCAAGGTACTCAAGACCTATAATGATCATGATTCTTCTGATCCGGATATTATGAAAATGATATTTGCTGACATGAAGAATCTTGCTCCATCACATTCATACGGAGCGATATTATGGTCACATGCCACAAACTGGGCTCCGGCTAATGCGGGAAAAATCAGTGTCCGTTCTTTTGGAGATGATAACTACAGCAAGATGGATGTACAGGTGCTGAAATCGGCTCTTCCTTCAGAATTGGATTTTCTGATTTTTGATGCCTGTTCGATGGCTTCTGTAGAGGTGCTGTATGAACTTCGAGATGTTGCACCCTATATTCTGGCTTCTCCAACTGAGGTGCTGAGTGTAGGTATGCCTTACCATCAGATCAACAGCTTATTGTATGAAACAGATGTAAAGAAAGGGCTTAGCGCTATTGCTAAAGCCTACATTGCTTATTATGAGCAAAAGTCAGGTTTGGAGCAGTCCGCTACTTTTTCATTAGTAGATACAAGAGCAATGGCCGGACTGGCCAGAGAGACACAGCTTTTGCTTTCTCAAAATCCAGAAGTTATTCCTACGATCAATCGGAATATGGTGCAACGGCTAGATCTTGATCCGGCAACACCGGTCAAAGCATATGATTTTCTGGATATGTTTGAAAAACATTTTCAACCGGAGAAATTACAAGGCCTGAAAACAGCTATAGAAAAAACAGTTGTTTATAAAGCACATACCGCCAATTTCCTGGGAAAACCTATTCTGGCCTTTTCAGGATTATCAGGTTATATTCCAGCGAAAGAAGAAGCTTCCTTAGCTCCCTTTTATCAGACTTTGTCCTGGTCAAAAGATGCGGGTTATGATAAGTTATTCTGGTGGTAA
- a CDS encoding endonuclease/exonuclease/phosphatase family protein, with the protein MMKKTYFRSLCILFIFVVQTHISVAQQKKYQVYAAAFYNLENLFDTEKDTLINDEEFTSEGGNRWTAEKYRRKQLNMAKVISRLGKKYCPAGPAFVGLCELENRKVLEDLTQQPSLVSLGYGIVHYDSPDRRGVDVALLYNPGLFKVKSSKVFAYKVDHLPEYRTRDILLVTGELAGEEMHVLVNHWPSRYGGKSSELREHAATIVRSVVDSLYAQDSLAKVVIMGDLNDDPVDKSVRVVLNAKKTQPEVAKGGLFNTMWQHYDRGVGSLGYQGKWNLFDQIIISEPLLGEDRSTLKFWKSEIYNPEFLITQEGRYKGYPFRTFSGNVFQNGYSDHFPTLIYLVKDLN; encoded by the coding sequence ATGATGAAAAAAACATATTTCAGGTCGCTCTGTATCTTATTTATTTTTGTTGTGCAGACCCATATTTCGGTCGCACAACAAAAAAAATATCAGGTGTATGCAGCTGCCTTTTATAATCTGGAAAATTTGTTTGACACAGAAAAAGACACCTTGATCAATGACGAGGAGTTTACATCTGAAGGTGGTAATCGCTGGACAGCAGAGAAATACAGAAGGAAACAGCTCAATATGGCAAAAGTCATATCCCGCTTAGGTAAAAAATACTGTCCCGCAGGTCCTGCATTTGTAGGGCTTTGTGAACTCGAAAATCGTAAAGTACTGGAAGATCTTACCCAACAGCCGTCACTGGTATCTCTGGGATACGGTATTGTACATTATGATTCACCAGACAGACGTGGTGTAGATGTAGCTTTGCTTTATAATCCGGGACTGTTTAAAGTAAAAAGCTCAAAAGTGTTTGCATACAAAGTTGATCATTTACCAGAATACAGAACCCGGGATATTCTACTGGTAACAGGTGAATTGGCTGGAGAGGAAATGCACGTTCTGGTCAATCACTGGCCTTCCCGGTATGGCGGTAAATCTTCCGAACTTCGGGAGCATGCTGCTACTATCGTACGTTCTGTAGTAGATTCATTATATGCACAGGATTCTCTGGCTAAGGTCGTCATAATGGGCGATTTGAACGATGATCCGGTAGATAAAAGTGTACGGGTGGTGTTGAATGCTAAAAAAACACAGCCGGAAGTTGCAAAGGGCGGACTTTTTAATACCATGTGGCAACATTACGATCGTGGTGTAGGTTCTTTGGGCTATCAGGGGAAATGGAATCTCTTTGATCAGATCATCATATCTGAGCCTCTTTTAGGGGAGGATCGCTCAACCTTAAAATTCTGGAAATCTGAAATTTATAATCCCGAGTTTCTGATTACACAGGAAGGTCGATACAAAGGCTATCCGTTTCGCACATTCTCCGGAAATGTATTTCAAAACGGATATTCCGACCACTTTCCGACTTTGATTTATCTGGTAAAAGATTTGAATTAA
- a CDS encoding DUF5689 domain-containing protein: MNTLKYLFIAVCTLLLNISCERDYMAPPLNEPKYEGALDNISILQLKQRYASITSPQLIAEELIIKGIVTGNDESGNIYKQIYVQDASGAINIGIDQNSIYASYQVGQEVFIHLKDLYVVKYGGELQIGMGTTNANRISWEMFKAKAFSNSWPNVANATPKVVELNALTDNMVHQLVEIKDVTFVNGGKKAFTTGDATTNEQIKTASGNVLDVRSSNFSDFAKDILPTGKGTVVGILGRFNGGWQLFLRTKADVKDFDGKAPEPEQPQAGTFFKETFGSGTYPSGNRPKINDFTDFDMKAPIKYTDESGAADIRSVSGDNGAHIWLPANRDANIKVTGINTLNKGDVTLSFQLAANLFDAGTSANVNNIQLKVNGTVITLPSQVLSNAAGDNGKFYTVTIPNIAKAEAVILEFISPADANKVGFRFDNIQLVGGASTGGGSNGPIIVTPSK; encoded by the coding sequence ATGAATACACTTAAATATTTATTTATTGCGGTATGTACACTTCTGTTGAACATATCGTGTGAAAGAGATTATATGGCTCCACCGCTTAATGAGCCTAAGTATGAAGGTGCACTGGACAATATTTCTATACTCCAGTTAAAGCAACGATACGCCAGCATCACATCACCACAGCTTATTGCTGAAGAGTTGATCATAAAAGGAATTGTTACCGGCAATGATGAGTCCGGTAATATCTACAAACAGATCTATGTTCAGGATGCTTCCGGAGCGATCAATATTGGTATCGATCAGAACTCTATTTATGCAAGCTATCAGGTAGGTCAGGAAGTATTTATCCATCTTAAGGACCTGTATGTCGTCAAATATGGCGGTGAACTACAGATCGGTATGGGTACTACCAATGCGAATCGTATCAGCTGGGAAATGTTTAAAGCAAAAGCTTTTTCAAATTCATGGCCGAATGTTGCCAATGCAACACCAAAAGTAGTTGAACTTAATGCATTGACAGATAATATGGTACATCAACTGGTCGAAATCAAAGATGTAACATTTGTCAATGGAGGAAAGAAAGCTTTCACCACCGGAGATGCGACTACCAACGAACAGATCAAAACAGCTTCTGGAAATGTACTTGATGTGAGATCGAGTAACTTTTCTGATTTTGCCAAAGATATCTTACCTACCGGAAAAGGAACGGTAGTGGGTATACTGGGACGCTTTAACGGCGGATGGCAGTTGTTCCTGCGCACCAAAGCTGATGTGAAAGATTTTGATGGTAAAGCTCCTGAACCGGAGCAACCGCAGGCCGGAACATTCTTCAAAGAGACATTTGGCTCAGGTACTTATCCATCCGGAAACAGACCAAAAATCAATGATTTTACTGATTTTGACATGAAAGCACCCATCAAGTATACAGATGAGTCGGGCGCTGCCGATATCCGTAGTGTATCCGGAGATAATGGCGCACATATCTGGCTTCCGGCAAACAGGGATGCAAATATTAAAGTGACAGGGATCAATACTTTGAATAAAGGTGATGTGACACTGAGCTTCCAGTTGGCTGCAAATTTGTTTGATGCAGGTACTTCTGCCAATGTCAACAATATTCAGTTAAAAGTAAATGGTACTGTTATAACGCTTCCTAGTCAGGTATTATCAAATGCTGCCGGAGATAACGGTAAATTCTATACGGTAACTATTCCTAATATAGCAAAAGCAGAAGCGGTAATCTTAGAGTTTATATCGCCTGCTGACGCAAATAAAGTAGGATTCCGTTTTGATAATATTCAGTTGGTGGGCGGAGCTTCTACAGGAGGAGGTTCCAATGGTCCGATTATCGTGACACCATCTAAATAA
- a CDS encoding TonB-dependent receptor: MRNTLYVLFFLLGCFQLSYAQEKAQLRGTLVDEKNKTPLVGVVVSLEKNKQTATTNTDGAFIFVNLEAGDDQLVINSAGIRPYSMSVSLAAGENQTLPAITLVQENQIDVQTILGVINDDILNDDGDIHGQDIRSSVILSNDIYLNKVGFKLSPFRFRVRGYDNFFEQTYINGILANDQYRRVFNFASIGALNDMTRNGDVVNYNNSGNFTFGSIGGAENINMRASSYAKGGKVTGSYTNRNYYARGIFSYSTGLMDNGWAFTGAIGGRYADKGFVEGTSYNNVSYAFSAEKQWADGAHSLSFVTYGSPVVRGQQGASFQEAYDLLDNNMYNPNWGYQDGKVRNSRMVTAYDPTAVLSHIWKIDEKTTLTSGGLLHYGRYASSALNWYNAIDPRPDYYRYLPSYFAMDPANTDQFTYNYYRDLWTSNNTDVTQVNWDEMYRQNMDPENRRKYNGAALYMVEKRHSDLLEGTLSSTFNKLYDNNMRLTAGVEARKTRSYQYKTVEDLLGADYVLDKDKFAERDNPGNEDIKQNDLLFPDRKAYVNDIFGYDFDIDVQSVNAWVMNQYQTSNIDFHYGTKLTYTDFQRNGNMKNGRFPNNSYGKGAKYHFFDYTLKGGLTYKINGRHYLSANTSYSTEAPIPDRAYVMPRVTDQVVKGLTSSKIFASDINYIFSMPRLSGRVSVFQTNFYDQLERMAYYHDSERTFVFHNLTGVDRVHRGVEAAATYRLDDNWSFDFIGTMGEYYYSNNPLGIMNSENGKLIDIEETVYMKDLYVSGTPQFAGVLAARYFYKYWFFEVSANAVGRNYLSASAMRRLASNYVNINPYDEDSFNAYKTLTSQERLDDVVTMDASIGKMFYLKNRRALNFNFSVINLLNNKNIRTGGYEQGRLDTTYPNRFASRYFYMQGMNIFLNVSYRF; the protein is encoded by the coding sequence ATGCGTAATACGTTATACGTGTTATTTTTTCTTCTGGGATGTTTCCAGCTTAGTTATGCTCAGGAAAAGGCACAATTAAGGGGAACACTTGTAGATGAAAAAAATAAAACGCCTTTGGTAGGAGTCGTCGTTTCGCTGGAGAAAAACAAGCAAACAGCCACAACCAATACTGATGGAGCGTTTATATTTGTGAATTTGGAAGCCGGAGATGACCAATTGGTCATTAACTCAGCAGGCATCAGACCTTACAGCATGTCAGTTTCTCTAGCAGCTGGCGAAAATCAAACATTACCGGCCATAACATTGGTACAGGAGAATCAGATCGATGTACAGACCATTCTGGGCGTTATAAATGATGATATTCTCAATGACGATGGAGACATCCATGGTCAGGATATCCGTTCTTCTGTGATTTTATCCAATGATATTTACCTTAACAAAGTTGGATTCAAATTATCTCCTTTTCGCTTTCGCGTGCGGGGATATGACAATTTTTTTGAACAAACCTACATCAATGGTATATTGGCTAATGACCAATATCGTCGCGTCTTCAACTTTGCATCTATAGGTGCATTGAATGATATGACACGAAACGGAGATGTGGTCAATTACAATAATAGTGGAAATTTCACTTTCGGATCTATTGGAGGAGCCGAAAATATTAATATGCGTGCCAGTTCATATGCCAAGGGTGGTAAAGTAACAGGTTCTTACACAAACCGCAATTACTATGCGCGTGGGATATTCAGCTATTCTACAGGGTTGATGGATAATGGCTGGGCTTTTACCGGAGCTATAGGAGGGCGGTATGCTGATAAGGGATTTGTAGAAGGAACTTCTTATAATAATGTATCCTATGCTTTTTCAGCGGAGAAGCAGTGGGCAGACGGAGCGCATTCTCTTTCTTTTGTTACTTACGGATCTCCGGTAGTACGCGGGCAACAGGGCGCGTCTTTTCAGGAAGCCTACGATTTGCTGGATAACAATATGTACAATCCAAACTGGGGTTATCAGGATGGAAAAGTGCGTAATTCACGAATGGTAACGGCTTATGATCCTACAGCGGTGCTCTCGCATATCTGGAAAATAGACGAAAAGACGACATTGACATCCGGTGGTCTGTTGCATTATGGCCGCTATGCAAGTTCAGCACTCAACTGGTACAATGCAATAGATCCAAGACCGGACTATTACCGTTATCTGCCTTCTTATTTTGCAATGGATCCGGCGAATACGGATCAGTTTACTTATAACTACTATCGGGATTTGTGGACATCCAACAATACAGATGTAACACAAGTCAATTGGGATGAAATGTACAGACAGAACATGGATCCTGAAAACAGACGTAAATATAACGGAGCAGCACTTTATATGGTAGAGAAGCGTCATTCAGATCTTCTGGAAGGAACACTTAGTTCGACGTTCAACAAGCTTTATGACAACAATATGCGTCTGACAGCAGGAGTTGAAGCACGTAAAACAAGATCATATCAGTATAAAACTGTTGAAGATTTGCTGGGTGCAGACTATGTTCTGGATAAAGATAAGTTTGCAGAACGCGACAATCCCGGAAATGAAGATATAAAACAAAACGACTTGCTGTTTCCGGATCGTAAAGCATATGTAAATGATATCTTCGGTTATGACTTTGATATCGATGTACAATCTGTTAATGCCTGGGTGATGAATCAATATCAGACCTCAAATATTGATTTTCATTATGGCACAAAACTGACTTATACTGATTTTCAGCGTAACGGTAATATGAAGAATGGCCGTTTTCCAAACAACTCTTATGGCAAAGGTGCAAAATATCATTTCTTCGATTACACGTTGAAAGGTGGTCTGACCTACAAAATAAATGGACGTCATTATTTATCTGCAAACACGAGCTACAGTACAGAAGCACCTATTCCTGATCGTGCCTATGTCATGCCTAGGGTAACGGATCAGGTGGTTAAAGGACTGACAAGCAGCAAAATTTTTGCTTCCGATATCAACTATATTTTCTCTATGCCTCGTTTATCCGGTCGCGTATCTGTTTTTCAGACAAACTTCTACGATCAACTGGAGCGAATGGCCTACTATCATGATTCAGAACGTACATTTGTATTTCACAATCTGACAGGAGTAGATCGTGTACACCGCGGAGTAGAAGCAGCTGCTACCTACCGTTTGGATGACAACTGGAGCTTTGATTTTATCGGAACAATGGGTGAATATTACTATAGCAATAATCCATTGGGCATTATGAATTCGGAGAATGGTAAATTGATAGATATTGAAGAGACAGTGTATATGAAAGATCTGTATGTGTCGGGTACTCCGCAGTTTGCAGGTGTACTGGCCGCAAGGTACTTCTATAAATACTGGTTTTTTGAAGTAAGTGCCAATGCGGTGGGTCGAAATTATCTTTCAGCATCGGCTATGCGCAGACTGGCTTCAAACTACGTCAATATCAATCCATATGATGAGGATAGTTTCAACGCATACAAAACACTTACCAGTCAGGAACGCCTGGATGATGTTGTTACGATGGATGCCTCTATCGGGAAAATGTTCTACCTCAAAAATCGAAGAGCATTGAATTTCAATTTTTCTGTTATAAATTTATTAAACAATAAAAATATCCGTACGGGTGGTTACGAACAGGGGCGTTTAGATACAACGTATCCTAACCGTTTTGCTTCCCGTTATTTCTATATGCAGGGGATGAATATCTTCTTAAACGTAAGTTATAGATTTTAA
- a CDS encoding fimbrillin family protein has protein sequence MKKNQFLGAALALIVLGHSCKNDDYRDLGTQNNAQVQFTSAIAGSVGTRVTGNAWDGNDAIGVFMKQGNGLATPLAANKKYTTGGNGNFSAQGTEIINYPETGSVDFIAYYPYNASLSGTTLPVTVANQTTPAAIDVLYSNNATGLTKSSGTANLNFSHKLAKVELTVKPGTGVTDVNGLQVAYNNVNTTASLDLATGTLSGAAAAQNVSAKTTAQTGAQLVEAILLPGDFSSKEVVFTLASGTFKWTMPASTTFEGGKKYTYDIVLQTTTTGNQVAVTGAGTITDWTTVPGGSVNVGVDGGTNPTNPGTGTEQTLFLETFGTPDPKATTKDRIEAYTGYSATGITYTDMYTATYADIRATSTMDGHVWLPSNKDTGIKIAGINTTGATNLKLSFDVTANANGAPVTTIKVRANGQDITVPAGTVATSNTYVPVNITGIANSNSVTLEIFATAADNKQGYRIDNIKLVGTK, from the coding sequence ATGAAAAAGAATCAATTTCTGGGTGCTGCTTTAGCACTTATTGTTCTGGGACATTCGTGCAAGAACGATGACTACCGCGATTTGGGAACACAAAACAACGCGCAGGTACAATTTACTTCTGCTATTGCAGGTAGTGTAGGTACACGTGTCACAGGTAATGCCTGGGATGGAAATGATGCTATCGGTGTATTTATGAAGCAAGGTAACGGATTGGCAACTCCTTTAGCTGCAAATAAAAAATACACAACAGGTGGCAACGGTAATTTCTCTGCACAGGGAACAGAGATCATTAACTATCCGGAGACTGGATCGGTTGATTTTATTGCTTACTATCCTTATAATGCAAGCCTTTCGGGTACTACATTACCAGTGACAGTAGCGAATCAGACTACACCTGCTGCGATTGATGTATTGTACTCTAACAATGCGACAGGACTGACCAAATCCAGCGGAACAGCTAATCTTAATTTCAGTCACAAGCTGGCGAAAGTAGAACTGACTGTTAAACCGGGTACAGGTGTTACAGATGTCAACGGTCTGCAGGTAGCGTACAATAATGTAAACACTACAGCATCTTTGGATCTGGCTACAGGTACATTGAGCGGAGCTGCTGCAGCACAGAATGTATCGGCTAAAACTACAGCACAAACTGGTGCTCAGTTGGTAGAAGCTATCTTGCTTCCTGGGGATTTTTCTTCAAAAGAAGTTGTATTTACATTGGCATCAGGTACATTTAAATGGACTATGCCGGCAAGCACAACATTTGAAGGTGGTAAAAAATATACGTATGATATTGTTTTACAAACTACAACAACAGGAAATCAGGTAGCCGTAACAGGTGCAGGAACAATCACAGACTGGACAACTGTACCAGGCGGATCTGTAAATGTAGGTGTTGATGGAGGTACTAACCCAACTAATCCTGGAACCGGAACTGAGCAAACATTGTTTTTAGAAACATTTGGAACTCCTGATCCAAAAGCTACAACTAAGGATAGAATAGAAGCTTATACAGGTTACAGTGCAACAGGAATAACTTATACCGATATGTATACTGCTACTTATGCTGATATCCGTGCTACTTCAACTATGGACGGTCATGTGTGGTTGCCTTCTAATAAAGATACAGGAATCAAAATTGCAGGAATCAATACAACCGGAGCAACTAATCTTAAATTATCTTTTGATGTAACTGCCAATGCGAATGGCGCACCTGTTACAACAATTAAGGTACGTGCTAACGGTCAGGATATAACAGTTCCTGCAGGTACCGTAGCAACGTCAAATACGTACGTTCCTGTTAACATTACCGGAATTGCGAACAGCAATAGTGTTACTTTAGAAATCTTTGCGACTGCAGCTGATAATAAACAAGGTTATCGTATAGATAATATCAAATTAGTAGGTACAAAATAA
- a CDS encoding DNA/RNA non-specific endonuclease: MRKSWLYLLGCVVLMFSSCRKETDLNSKGTSNQVYFSSSIAGLPQTRVQGTQWSANDAIGIFMFQNGVPLSGTSVVNNGFNKPYTTNGNGNFSPLDAQSSLEFPTGSKVSFVAYYPYQSNSTLTPTVNILNQDNQPLLDFMIARNSTGLTSGQGPVALSFERQMTKVELKIKGTDLSGLKANFTALSSTAVVDLSSGQLTTDNTPKDIPAKIYLNTANETVVEWTLFPGVLSAQNKIIFTKSDGKTYTWTIGAGTNLAKGHRYQYDITLGQDGGVTPQPTVSYMELPVIAEQTNIKYNLKMSTTTRRNYSMLYDTQYKVAYWVAYPLSNDYLGSQDRTDKWAYDPAFLQNLQANLESGYPNNASLQIDRGHQLPSGDRTYNRAENESTFYYTNMTPQNRSLNQGVWANLENKIRTWTTQAGVDTMYVVTGAMVTTATDKTVEYVQDNSGKQVAKPKYYYKVLAMKQGANYYTIGFRMNNVSPSNTDYMNYTVTVESLEKETGFTFFPALSKEAKSTINTQIWRK; the protein is encoded by the coding sequence ATGAGAAAGAGCTGGCTCTATTTGCTGGGATGCGTCGTTTTAATGTTTTCTTCCTGTCGCAAGGAAACTGATCTAAATTCAAAAGGTACCTCAAATCAGGTATATTTTTCAAGTTCAATTGCGGGTTTACCGCAAACAAGAGTCCAGGGGACACAGTGGAGCGCTAATGATGCTATCGGTATCTTTATGTTTCAGAACGGTGTGCCGCTTAGTGGTACATCTGTAGTAAACAATGGGTTTAATAAACCCTACACTACCAATGGTAACGGTAATTTTTCCCCCTTGGATGCACAATCCTCTCTGGAATTTCCAACGGGAAGTAAAGTGAGTTTTGTTGCTTACTATCCTTATCAAAGTAACAGTACACTTACACCTACAGTTAATATTCTAAATCAGGATAATCAGCCATTACTTGATTTCATGATCGCCCGTAATTCAACCGGTCTAACTTCCGGGCAGGGGCCTGTAGCCCTGTCTTTTGAAAGACAAATGACTAAAGTTGAACTCAAGATAAAAGGAACAGATCTGAGTGGTCTGAAAGCAAATTTTACTGCCCTTTCGTCAACAGCTGTTGTAGATCTTTCGTCAGGTCAGTTAACAACAGATAACACACCAAAAGATATTCCTGCAAAAATATATCTGAATACAGCTAATGAGACCGTTGTAGAATGGACTCTATTCCCGGGAGTACTTAGCGCACAAAACAAGATTATCTTTACGAAATCTGATGGAAAAACCTATACCTGGACGATAGGTGCCGGAACAAATTTAGCCAAAGGACATCGCTATCAGTATGATATTACACTTGGCCAGGATGGGGGAGTAACACCGCAGCCAACAGTATCTTATATGGAACTTCCCGTGATAGCTGAGCAAACCAATATCAAATATAATCTCAAAATGTCTACCACGACCAGAAGAAATTACTCGATGCTGTACGATACGCAGTATAAAGTAGCCTACTGGGTAGCCTATCCGTTAAGTAATGACTATCTGGGAAGTCAGGACCGTACAGATAAATGGGCATATGATCCTGCTTTTTTACAGAATCTGCAAGCAAATCTGGAAAGCGGATATCCGAATAATGCCAGTCTGCAGATTGACAGAGGACATCAGTTACCCAGCGGTGACCGGACTTATAATCGCGCGGAGAATGAATCAACCTTTTATTATACCAATATGACACCCCAAAACAGAAGCCTTAATCAGGGAGTCTGGGCTAATCTCGAAAATAAAATCCGTACCTGGACTACACAGGCAGGAGTGGATACGATGTATGTCGTGACGGGTGCTATGGTAACTACAGCTACAGACAAGACTGTTGAATATGTACAGGATAATTCGGGCAAACAGGTAGCCAAACCAAAATATTATTATAAAGTACTTGCGATGAAGCAAGGGGCCAATTATTATACAATCGGATTCCGAATGAACAATGTATCGCCTTCCAATACAGACTATATGAACTATACCGTAACGGTAGAATCATTAGAGAAAGAGACCGGCTTTACATTTTTTCCGGCACTGAGCAAGGAAGCCAAATCGACCATAAATACACAAATATGGCGCAAATAG